In a genomic window of Shouchella clausii:
- a CDS encoding LysE family translocator, with translation MSLLSFLAYCVIATFTPGPTNIAILSIAHRVRIKESFQYMYGATIAFGMLLAASALFNQAMVAVVPNIIVVMQVIGCLYMLYLAYQVFTMKLSEDTTAQVATFKSGYIMQFVNPKTWLFTMTVIPGYVMPYYNSPTALTLFVLGITIIAFLAFTTWAMFGLVFKQFFQRHQKAVNIVLAFLLVYSAIEVSGLLK, from the coding sequence ATGAGCTTACTGTCTTTTCTAGCGTACTGTGTCATCGCTACCTTTACACCGGGACCGACAAACATTGCGATTTTGTCGATCGCACATCGTGTTAGAATAAAAGAGTCCTTTCAGTACATGTACGGAGCGACGATCGCCTTTGGCATGCTACTAGCAGCATCTGCTCTGTTTAATCAAGCGATGGTTGCCGTGGTGCCGAATATCATCGTCGTGATGCAGGTCATCGGATGCCTGTATATGCTCTATCTGGCCTATCAGGTGTTCACGATGAAGCTCAGCGAAGATACGACCGCGCAGGTAGCTACTTTTAAATCCGGGTACATCATGCAGTTTGTCAATCCGAAAACCTGGCTGTTTACAATGACAGTCATCCCGGGCTATGTTATGCCCTATTACAATTCTCCCACCGCATTGACGCTGTTTGTATTGGGGATCACGATAATTGCTTTTTTGGCATTTACGACATGGGCGATGTTTGGATTGGTGTTTAAACAATTTTTTCAGCGGCACCAGAAGGCCGTGAATATCGTCTTGGCTTTCCTGCTCGTTTATTCGGCCATTGAGGTATCAGGATTGCTGAAGTAG
- a CDS encoding AraC family transcriptional regulator translates to MDKFTYKKKAGITALSASMAEFTYAKHSHEEYAMGVTLRGVQQYNLDGSFQSSYRDGVMLFHPEQVHDGKSQDRSGIDYVMIYIDPGQFLDLIGKKEVVKFSAPIVYNQKLKQSILNLVQAIYSDQDETICSELLVALADHFADVEMSTMTRPNNRLIERAKDMIYENLGDILKLDELASELGMTKFQFIRTFKASTGISPYRFFLNSKLEHAKRIIERHSDIYSAVAACGFVDLSHLNRHFKRVYGITAMEYRSSIQ, encoded by the coding sequence ATGGATAAATTTACTTATAAGAAAAAAGCAGGGATCACCGCCCTATCTGCGAGCATGGCCGAGTTCACATACGCTAAGCACAGCCATGAGGAATATGCAATGGGCGTCACGCTGCGCGGTGTACAGCAATACAACTTGGACGGTAGTTTCCAGTCCTCCTATCGGGACGGCGTCATGCTGTTTCATCCGGAGCAAGTGCATGACGGAAAGTCACAGGACCGAAGCGGCATTGATTATGTCATGATTTACATCGATCCTGGTCAGTTTCTCGATTTGATCGGCAAAAAAGAGGTTGTTAAATTCTCCGCACCTATCGTGTACAACCAGAAGCTGAAGCAGAGTATATTGAACTTGGTTCAGGCGATCTACAGCGATCAGGACGAAACGATCTGTAGCGAGTTACTAGTGGCTCTTGCGGATCATTTCGCGGATGTTGAAATGAGCACGATGACGAGGCCAAATAACCGTCTAATTGAGAGAGCCAAGGACATGATCTACGAGAACCTAGGCGATATCCTAAAGCTTGATGAGCTTGCCAGTGAGCTTGGAATGACCAAGTTCCAGTTTATCCGAACCTTCAAAGCAAGTACAGGCATCTCACCGTATCGTTTTTTCTTGAACAGCAAGTTGGAACATGCCAAGCGCATCATTGAACGCCATAGCGATATCTACTCGGCTGTGGCAGCTTGCGGATTTGTGGATCTGTCTCATCTTAACAGGCATTTTAAGCGTGTGTACGGCATCACTGCTATGGAATATAGGTCTTCTATTCAATAA
- a CDS encoding MerR family DNA-binding protein, which translates to MESIQFIKALRSTDMSIANIKRYVQLFNEGKETVQERKELIQNHKKKKDILYI; encoded by the coding sequence TTGGAATCGATACAGTTTATCAAAGCGCTTCGTTCGACAGATATGTCAATCGCTAACATTAAAAGATATGTTCAATTATTTAACGAAGGCAAAGAGACTGTTCAGGAAAGAAAAGAATTAATTCAAAACCACAAGAAGAAAAAGGACATTTTATATATATAA
- a CDS encoding NUDIX hydrolase — protein MENIKGSTRISSITNALKREVMEESGVEIEIGHFCGISQDVNKAICHTWWLAMAKTSELQTSEESIQVKFVKEEDAITMITREDFKKELKRLLIPQPHPFYLVFYG, from the coding sequence ATAGAAAACATCAAAGGCTCAACGAGAATCTCATCGATTACCAATGCGTTAAAAAGAGAGGTGATGGAAGAAAGCGGAGTAGAAATTGAGATTGGTCATTTTTGCGGAATCAGCCAGGATGTAAACAAGGCAATTTGTCATACATGGTGGTTGGCAATGGCCAAAACCTCTGAGTTGCAAACAAGTGAGGAAAGCATACAAGTGAAGTTTGTGAAAGAAGAAGACGCCATAACAATGATTACCAGGGAAGATTTTAAAAAGGAGTTAAAAAGATTATTGATCCCGCAGCCGCATCCGTTTTATCTCGTTTTTTATGGCTAG
- a CDS encoding alpha/beta fold hydrolase, which yields MNTYIVRGKKIHVEIFGDRSLPAVLFLHGGPGESCYEFVYHQSNRFSDQFQLVAIDQRGVCRSEGLSETEPFGLQDLVEDCEELRKQLGINRWAVIGHSFGGYLALLYASAYPNSITNVVFECPTFDFAWTAKSLLRRAASVFLKQGAEKKSEECLNLAASNLPSKCLFDWYLRLGEELGEHKEDIYRVNADTSIDYSAYTDEEWEAFDDRTDIHLERLREEGRIFQSIVSLLPSLSIPSLLVMGDADPVTCDKHVEAYNQMANGHKVVINNCGHTPHAECPDVYYRIVSAFLLQDEWRFVEMGNGLYTYFNKDVSK from the coding sequence ATGAATACATATATAGTACGAGGCAAAAAAATCCATGTAGAGATTTTCGGAGATCGGTCACTACCGGCTGTGCTGTTTCTTCATGGCGGGCCTGGAGAAAGCTGTTACGAATTTGTCTATCATCAGTCGAACCGTTTTTCGGATCAATTTCAATTGGTAGCGATTGACCAAAGAGGGGTTTGTCGCTCGGAAGGTTTATCAGAAACTGAACCATTCGGGCTTCAAGATTTAGTGGAAGACTGTGAGGAATTGAGAAAACAACTGGGCATTAACCGATGGGCGGTCATTGGCCATTCGTTTGGTGGGTATCTTGCTTTGCTTTATGCCTCAGCCTATCCAAACTCTATCACAAACGTTGTTTTTGAATGTCCAACCTTTGACTTTGCATGGACGGCAAAAAGTTTGTTGCGCAGAGCAGCTTCTGTATTTTTAAAGCAAGGAGCCGAAAAGAAATCCGAGGAATGTCTAAACCTAGCAGCCAGCAACCTACCAAGTAAGTGCCTATTTGATTGGTATTTACGCCTAGGAGAGGAGCTAGGGGAACATAAAGAGGATATTTACCGGGTAAATGCAGATACTTCAATAGATTATTCAGCATATACGGATGAAGAATGGGAGGCGTTTGATGACCGAACGGACATTCATCTTGAGCGTTTACGAGAAGAAGGAAGGATCTTCCAATCGATCGTCTCCTTGCTTCCCAGTCTTTCGATTCCTTCTTTGCTTGTCATGGGGGACGCGGACCCAGTCACATGCGATAAACATGTGGAAGCCTATAATCAAATGGCAAACGGTCATAAAGTGGTGATTAACAATTGTGGGCATACTCCCCATGCCGAATGTCCAGATGTCTATTATCGAATTGTGTCTGCGTTTTTGTTACAGGATGAATGGCGCTTTGTAGAAATGGGCAATGGATTATATACGTACTTTAACAAGGATGTGAGTAAATAA
- a CDS encoding PH domain-containing protein, translating into MVFHAKIAIVPMIIFIFLLVGAMVAIAVLPLTFILGEVSSSLIFFISVAMFIVTVCFLLWYITSIKFVLTEEHLLIKGGPFKRKILYPNIIKVVPTTARFTGYQISSSDKGIELRYKTSNASRTIKILPKDKMKFIAELRKRCPNAQISEF; encoded by the coding sequence ATGGTTTTTCATGCGAAAATAGCGATTGTTCCTATGATTATATTTATATTTTTATTGGTAGGCGCAATGGTCGCCATTGCTGTTCTTCCTCTCACTTTTATTCTCGGAGAGGTGTCTTCATCCCTTATTTTTTTCATTTCGGTTGCAATGTTTATTGTTACAGTTTGCTTTCTCTTGTGGTACATAACCTCCATTAAATTTGTTTTAACGGAGGAACATCTCCTAATTAAAGGAGGTCCATTTAAACGTAAAATATTGTACCCAAACATAATAAAAGTCGTCCCAACAACTGCTCGATTCACCGGTTATCAAATTTCTTCGTCTGATAAGGGAATTGAATTGCGTTACAAAACATCCAATGCTTCTAGAACGATAAAAATATTACCAAAGGATAAAATGAAATTTATTGCCGAGTTGAGAAAACGGTGTCCAAATGCACAGATTAGTGAATTTTAA
- a CDS encoding HEAT repeat domain-containing protein: MDKNEEVSLSLRKIANSSEMNQVAAAMKEVRRSGKAALPLLIDALHGEDPMLRDIACAVLGELGSDAGEAVPKLIELMQTSSEETRMAAALSLMRIGHDSLPLLEETAKKSVGLTKFWACWAISWLDPSRLDQDMIVCLKAEQEQPTSEVTPFAAAEAVGKVIAWQLKEAD; the protein is encoded by the coding sequence ATGGACAAGAACGAGGAAGTATCTCTATCGCTTAGAAAGATTGCGAATTCCAGTGAAATGAACCAGGTAGCTGCGGCGATGAAAGAAGTGAGGCGGTCTGGTAAAGCCGCTTTGCCACTATTGATAGATGCGCTTCATGGTGAGGATCCGATGTTGCGTGACATTGCATGTGCCGTTCTCGGAGAGTTAGGTTCAGACGCAGGAGAGGCTGTGCCGAAACTGATTGAACTGATGCAAACAAGCTCTGAGGAGACAAGGATGGCCGCAGCTCTCTCGTTGATGCGCATCGGCCATGACAGTCTACCATTATTGGAAGAGACAGCCAAGAAATCAGTAGGTTTAACGAAATTCTGGGCTTGTTGGGCTATATCTTGGCTCGATCCTTCTCGGTTGGATCAGGATATGATCGTATGTCTAAAAGCTGAGCAAGAACAGCCAACGAGTGAAGTAACGCCATTCGCGGCAGCGGAAGCAGTCGGGAAAGTGATCGCATGGCAATTGAAAGAAGCTGACTAA